A segment of the Filifactor alocis ATCC 35896 genome:
CCATCGGACCTTCTCCGATATCAATTACAATCACTCGACGCAACACACCCACCTGTGGTGCCGCAAGTCCCACTCCGTCATATTGATACATCGTATCAATCATATCTCCGATAAGCTGTTCAATTCTCGGAGTCATTTCAGTAACAGGTCTGGATACTTTGCGAAGCACCTCATCACCGTCAATACGAACCTCTCTAATCGCCATAATCTATTCCTCTTTTCTACTTCTATGTTAAAAAAATTCATTAAATCAATTTTTCCCAAACAAATCACCGCATTTATGATACGGTAACTACTTTATATTATACCACAAAATTTCGGTATCCAATCTTTATACCGCCACCCGTCCTCTTTGTAACTTTGGAATTTCTGATCTACTGAATTTCCAACTTCTTATTTCGGTTGTCCTCACTCAATTACATTATGATAACATAAATTCTAATCTGTTACCTGCCTGTGCCGGATTTCTCCGGTACTTCCAATCATGTTATGCAACAAAAAACACCAGCATCTCTACTACAATCCATATCGGTATGAGTAATACTTTTTATCCTGTATTTTTTTGCATTCTATTGCATTGTTCTATCATCCGTTAGGTTTTATAGGATAAAGTGCAATTTCCGCATATTTCTACAAAATATTCCTGGGATTTTTTTCCACAATGACAACACTTTTCTTTCCATACAACACATTTCTCTTCACTGTTTGAAGATATCGAATCATGTTACGAATCACGGTTTCTTCTTCTAAATTTTTTACCTTAATCAACAGATGCCATCGATATTTTTTTTCCAATCGCTGAATCAAACAAGGTGCCGGTCCCAAAATAGCGGATTGTAGATTCTTCTTTTGAAAATAAAAATGCAGAGCCTGCTCCCATCGTTTTGCCGTTTCCGCACTGTCATCCAAAGAAACGGAACTTACCACAATTCGAAAAATACTCCCATACGGCGGATAAAAGAACGCCTTTCGAATCGCAAGCTCTTCCTGATAAAATCCGTCGTAATCTCGTTCCAAAAGATAATGAAACAGACTGCTTTCCGTTCGATAGGTCTGAATCACAGATTCTCCCCGTTTCTCAAATCTTCCGGCACGTCCCGAAACCTGCTCCAACATTTGAAACACTTTTTCGCTTCCTCGATAATCCGGCATATCCATTCCCTGATCCGCCTGCAAAATTCCTACCAATGTCACATTGGGAAAGTTGAGTCCTTTGCCTATCATCTGCGTTCCAATCAGAACATTCGCTTCTCCTCTTTCAAAGGATTTCAAATATTGTTCCTGTTGTCCTCTTTTCTCGGTCGTATCTCTGTCCATGCGAATCACTTTCGCATTCGAAAATTCTTCCTCAATCAACTCTTGAATTTTTTGTGTCCCGAAGGAAATATCTTTCAGTATTCCGCCACAGTCCGGACAAGTTCTGTCGAATGGCATCTGATAATTGCAATAGTGACATTTCAGTGCATTGTTTTGCTTATGATACGTCAAAGTGATATCACAGTTGGGACATTTGTGAACATAACCGCAGTCTGTACAAGTCAAACTCTTGGAAAAACCTCGCTTATTCAAAAACAACAGCACCTGTTCTCCTTTTTCAAGTGTCTCTCGAATCCGAAACAAAAGATATCCGCTGAACATCGAATTGTTTCCGTTTCTCAATTCTTCTCTCATATCCACAACGGATATTTGAGGAAGAATCGCTCCGTTCACACGATTCTCCAAGTTCAAACGAATCATACTTCCGTTTTGGCAATCATATAACTGTTCAATCGTAGGCGTTGCCGAACCCAATACAACCGTCGCATTGCGATAGTCCCCTAATTTTTTTGCCACTTCCACCGCATCATATCTCGGTGTCATCTCAGAGTGATACGTATCTTCGTGACACTCGTCTACGATAATCATGCCCAAATTCCAAAACGGTACAAACAGTGCCGAGCGCGGTCCGATGGCAATCGAACAAGCTCCTTGTTTCATCTTATGCCACTGAATTTTTTTCTCTTTTTCCGTCAAGGCGCTGTGCAAAAATGCAACTCCGTCTCCAAAAATCTTTTGAAATCGTTCTATCATCTGCGGAGTGAGTGAAATTTCAGGAACCAGAACAATAGCCTGCTTTCCCTGTTGAACCGTTCTTCGTATCAATTCAATATAGATTTCCGTTTTTCCGGAACCTGTAATTCCATGAATCAAATAGGTTTTACTCCCGTCTTCTGTTGAACCGTTCCAAATTTCTTCAGTAACATCGTTCTGTTCTTTGCTGAACATAAGGTTTGCTGCAGGAATCCACTGTGATTTCTTTGTTTCAAACCGATTGTGTTCCTGAACAATGACCTTTACAAGTCCCTTTTCTTCCATTTGTTGAATCGGAGCAGACGGATGAGGTGTGATATCATTTCGAATCTCTTCCCACGATAGCTCTCCCACTTGCGACAACCTTCTTGCCAATTCCAACTTAATATAAGCATTTTTTCTCTGGGATAAGAGATACTCATCCCACTGCTCCTGTGTTGCCAAAGAAAGGACGACCTTTGTTTTGTCAAATGTCGCTTTTTCTCCCTTGGGCAAAAACAATCCGACAGCATCTTGAAAAGAACAGAGGTAGTCGTCGGCAATCTCTTTGGAAATATCCAATATCGCCTGATCTACAACAGGTGTTTCATCAATACATCGCAATACTTCTTTGTATTCCATATTCTGCTCCGGTTCTTTGTCAATTCCAACCACCATTCCCAGTGCAACAGAACTGCCTTTTCCGAACGGAACCTCCACCCTCTGCCCGATTTGAACACAAGAATCCGCATAATAATCAAATTTTGTATAAATTCCGCTACCTCTGCTTAAAATGGCAACTTCTATCAACTGTTTCAATCTACCCATCCTCTTTTATCACTCATCTGTTCTTTATTGCTTATCTGCTTTCCGACTTCATCCGATTCTCTGTTCCATTGCTATATCGTTACTATTTCAAAATACAACTCGTTCTTTCTGCTCTTGTTTACTCCGATGCATTTCATACTCCTAATATAAAACTTCCAATCAACAAAATAACCGGTAATACAGTCTCACTATCTTATGTTTCATTGTCAGACCTACTCTCACTTCTGTATGAAAGCTGTAACTCTATTATATTCGTACAAACATAAAAATTCAATTGTTCAAAAGGCAAATCATACATATAAAAACAGAGAGGTTTGTCCTCTCTGCAGTCTTCAAGCGTTTCTATTTTCAAAATTTTTCCTTTTACCGAACGCTATTTCTTTCTAATACTGAATTTCGTCAGAACAATTTATAAACAACATTATTATTGTTTTGAACCAATCGTATCCGTAATGTTCAAAGAAAATGAACAGAACTTTTATCCGTTCGGGTTTCGTATCATACCTGCTCCGAATTCTCAATCAATTGCCATTCTCTAATTTTTGAATATGAAATGTTTGAATACAAAACATTGCGCTTCACAATATCATTTCTTTTGTCTCAATACATTATTCAGACAAAATAAAAACTTCTATTGTTTAGCATTCCCTTACGATTTCTGTTCTTATTTCTTGCGACTCACACCAAATGCATAGGACACAACCGGTAACTTTTCACCGTATTTTGTAATCACTCCGCAAAGATATGTCAACATCGGAACTGTTACCAATATGATCGGAAGCCAAAGATACGGATTGCTTATCGTCAGTTTTTTTCTCAACACAAACATAAACAGCGGATGCATCAAATAGATTCCATAAGAATACTTGGATACTTCATTCAAGAAACCGTTTATTTTGTTTTGAAAACCGTCCTTCTCAGAATCAGATACTTTCATTGCAAATAACAGTAATGATACAATACACAACAACGTATAAGAGTACATATTCACAGTGTAAGGAAATGTATCAAAGGATATTTTTTCCCACAGTTGATGCCACAATTTATTACTGTAAAAGAAATGAATTCCAAAGGAAATTGCATTCAACGCAACTATCACTTTGCAATGCTTTTTGAAAAAAGCAATATTCTTTTCATACTCGAATCCGAACCACAATCCCAAAAATCCGATACACCAATACCATGCAAAAGAGGAAGTGAACAAAGGATAGACTTCATGAATATACAATCTGTTTAACCAATAGATTGCTACCTGTGGAAGCAAACCTATGGCAAGTGCGATTCCAAGAGAATTCTGATATCTTTTTGCAAGCGGGTACAGTAACGGTGTGAGAAGATAAAATTGACACATAATCATCATGAAATACAGATGGTCATTCGCTTTTCCGTAACCTAACCAATAAATCCAGTTAGATGCTTTTGCAAAATCTTCCTTTGTATATCGATGAACAACATAGTAAAAAGCCAAGTATATCATACTCCATGCAAGATACGGTATTACAATACGATAAATTCTTTTTTTGAAAAATTTCATCGTATCAAAGCCTTCTTTTTCTTTGGCATG
Coding sequences within it:
- the priA gene encoding replication restart helicase PriA codes for the protein MKQLIEVAILSRGSGIYTKFDYYADSCVQIGQRVEVPFGKGSSVALGMVVGIDKEPEQNMEYKEVLRCIDETPVVDQAILDISKEIADDYLCSFQDAVGLFLPKGEKATFDKTKVVLSLATQEQWDEYLLSQRKNAYIKLELARRLSQVGELSWEEIRNDITPHPSAPIQQMEEKGLVKVIVQEHNRFETKKSQWIPAANLMFSKEQNDVTEEIWNGSTEDGSKTYLIHGITGSGKTEIYIELIRRTVQQGKQAIVLVPEISLTPQMIERFQKIFGDGVAFLHSALTEKEKKIQWHKMKQGACSIAIGPRSALFVPFWNLGMIIVDECHEDTYHSEMTPRYDAVEVAKKLGDYRNATVVLGSATPTIEQLYDCQNGSMIRLNLENRVNGAILPQISVVDMREELRNGNNSMFSGYLLFRIRETLEKGEQVLLFLNKRGFSKSLTCTDCGYVHKCPNCDITLTYHKQNNALKCHYCNYQMPFDRTCPDCGGILKDISFGTQKIQELIEEEFSNAKVIRMDRDTTEKRGQQEQYLKSFERGEANVLIGTQMIGKGLNFPNVTLVGILQADQGMDMPDYRGSEKVFQMLEQVSGRAGRFEKRGESVIQTYRTESSLFHYLLERDYDGFYQEELAIRKAFFYPPYGSIFRIVVSSVSLDDSAETAKRWEQALHFYFQKKNLQSAILGPAPCLIQRLEKKYRWHLLIKVKNLEEETVIRNMIRYLQTVKRNVLYGKKSVVIVEKNPRNIL
- a CDS encoding acyltransferase — protein: MGNRNLKEIAVLRSIVMLMVITIHFLNLPHVCLQMGSYGQGFYVIWRAMLVCAVPCFMFLSMMMVSYHAKEKEGFDTMKFFKKRIYRIVIPYLAWSMIYLAFYYVVHRYTKEDFAKASNWIYWLGYGKANDHLYFMMIMCQFYLLTPLLYPLAKRYQNSLGIALAIGLLPQVAIYWLNRLYIHEVYPLFTSSFAWYWCIGFLGLWFGFEYEKNIAFFKKHCKVIVALNAISFGIHFFYSNKLWHQLWEKISFDTFPYTVNMYSYTLLCIVSLLLFAMKVSDSEKDGFQNKINGFLNEVSKYSYGIYLMHPLFMFVLRKKLTISNPYLWLPIILVTVPMLTYLCGVITKYGEKLPVVSYAFGVSRKK